One window of the Halobacillus litoralis genome contains the following:
- the hflC gene encoding protease modulator HflC, producing MNNENTEINQKQQKDFKNYIKGGITLVVIIALLLIGINSVIIAKEGEYKVVRQFGDVVRIHENPGLKFKIPLVQEVTTLSKKKMVYDVDEKEITTLDKKRMIIDNYAIWSISDPEKMITNARTVMNAEARMGEFIFSIVRSELGRMDFSEIINEEESSRSLLNEEITTKVNEFLARDNYGIVVNDVRIKRSDLPEANEEAVFNQMITDREKIAQQYLSEGEADKSRIRAEVDREVQEMLSTARAEAEKVRAEGEQEAAQVYNTSFSQDPEFYQLYRTLESYEKTIDGETTIILPQDSPYSELLLGYFE from the coding sequence ATGAACAACGAAAATACAGAAATCAACCAAAAACAACAAAAAGATTTCAAGAATTATATAAAAGGTGGAATCACTCTTGTTGTCATTATCGCTCTATTGCTCATTGGTATTAATTCAGTCATCATCGCTAAAGAGGGAGAATATAAAGTTGTCAGACAATTCGGGGATGTCGTCAGAATCCACGAAAATCCAGGGCTGAAATTCAAAATTCCTTTGGTTCAAGAAGTAACCACTCTATCTAAGAAAAAAATGGTTTATGATGTGGATGAAAAGGAAATCACTACCCTCGATAAAAAACGTATGATTATTGATAATTATGCGATATGGAGTATATCAGATCCTGAAAAAATGATAACGAATGCAAGAACAGTAATGAATGCGGAAGCAAGGATGGGAGAGTTCATTTTTTCTATCGTACGCTCAGAGCTTGGGAGAATGGATTTTTCAGAAATTATCAATGAGGAAGAAAGTTCACGCAGTTTACTGAATGAGGAGATTACAACGAAAGTGAATGAGTTCTTAGCTAGAGATAATTATGGAATTGTCGTCAATGATGTCCGGATTAAGCGGTCGGATTTGCCAGAAGCCAATGAAGAGGCCGTTTTTAATCAAATGATTACAGATCGTGAAAAAATAGCCCAGCAATATTTATCGGAAGGAGAAGCGGACAAAAGCAGAATAAGGGCGGAAGTTGATAGAGAAGTGCAAGAGATGCTTTCAACCGCAAGGGCTGAGGCGGAAAAGGTACGAGCAGAAGGGGAGCAAGAAGCCGCACAAGTATATAATACTTCATTTTCTCAAGACCCTGAATTTTACCAGCTTTATCGAACACTCGAGTCTTATGAAAAGACAATTGATGGAGAGACGACAATCATTCTCCCGCAAGATTCGCCGTATTCTGAATTGCTTCTAGGGTATTTCGAATAA
- the polA gene encoding DNA polymerase I produces the protein MAEKVVLIDGNSIAYRAFFALPLLNNDKGVYTNAVYGFTTMLLKILEEDRPDHLLVAFDAGKTTFRHKTYKEYKGGRQKTPSELSEQFPVLKELLDAFEVKYYQLEQYEADDIIGTLATQAGEKGLEVKVISGDKDLLQLVNDQVSVSLTKKGITNVDTYTPSFMLEKMEIRPEQIIDFKALMGDSSDNIPGVQGVGEKTAVKLLKQFDTLEKMYEQLDEVNGKKLKEKLELNKDDALMSQQLVTIECNAPIEINVTDIAYEGYQTQKVSQFFKELGFQSLLSRVQEGGLEEDVEKEDLPEIEVEVLEDIHAELFTGKEAVVIEMLHDNYHTSPIEGIAIVNDDKKYVISIEQAEQSEAFKEWAEDMEKEKWVFDAKRTLVALMRHGIEMKGISFDLLLASYLINPSENNHDIPAVGHRRGAAEVKYDEEVYGKGAKLKRPDNDETFHEHISRKASALYLMKDDMEEELKQNEQYELYKDLEMPLAVILGRMEHRGVRVDVERLQQMGEELEGRLNKVEEEIYQLAGESFNLNSPKQLGPILFEKLELPVIKKTKTGYSTSADVLEQLEGQHEIIPKILLNRQLRKLKSTYIEGLLKVVHEDTNKIHTRFNQALTQTGRLSSTDPNLQNIPIRLEEGRKIRQAFIPSEEGWLIFASDYSQIELRVLAHIAQDEKLVQAFKAGEDIHTQTASEVFGVASDEVTGEMRRQAKAVNFGIVYGISDYGLSQSLGITRKEAQAFIDKYFESYPGVKAYMDETVREAKEVGYVTTFMNRRRYLPDIKSRNFNMRSFAERTAMNTPIQGSAADIIKKAMIDLEERLQKEKLQAKVLLQVHDELIIEAPKEEIPELEKIVASVMENTVELDVPLKVDSSYGDTWYDAK, from the coding sequence ATGGCGGAGAAAGTTGTTTTAATTGATGGAAATAGTATTGCATACAGGGCATTTTTTGCCTTACCCCTATTAAATAATGATAAAGGGGTGTACACGAATGCAGTGTACGGATTTACGACTATGCTTTTGAAGATCTTAGAGGAAGATCGACCAGATCATCTTTTAGTTGCTTTTGATGCAGGTAAAACTACGTTCAGACACAAAACTTACAAAGAATATAAAGGCGGTCGACAGAAGACGCCGTCGGAGCTTTCTGAACAGTTTCCTGTGCTGAAAGAATTGTTGGATGCATTTGAAGTCAAATACTACCAGCTTGAGCAGTATGAAGCGGATGATATTATCGGAACACTGGCTACCCAGGCAGGTGAAAAAGGATTGGAAGTCAAAGTCATTTCTGGTGATAAGGACTTGCTTCAATTGGTAAATGACCAAGTGTCAGTGAGTTTGACGAAAAAAGGGATCACAAATGTGGATACATATACCCCTTCTTTCATGTTGGAGAAGATGGAGATACGACCGGAACAAATTATTGATTTCAAAGCATTGATGGGAGATAGTTCAGATAATATCCCGGGAGTTCAAGGTGTAGGGGAAAAAACAGCCGTGAAATTATTGAAGCAGTTCGATACATTGGAAAAAATGTATGAACAGTTAGATGAGGTCAACGGGAAGAAATTGAAAGAGAAGTTGGAACTGAACAAAGACGATGCTCTAATGAGCCAACAGCTTGTAACGATTGAATGTAACGCCCCTATTGAAATCAATGTAACAGATATTGCCTATGAAGGATACCAAACACAAAAGGTCAGTCAATTTTTTAAAGAGCTAGGGTTTCAATCTCTACTTTCCCGAGTTCAAGAAGGTGGCTTGGAAGAGGACGTAGAAAAAGAAGATTTGCCTGAAATAGAGGTAGAAGTCTTAGAGGATATTCATGCGGAGTTGTTCACAGGAAAAGAAGCAGTTGTCATCGAAATGCTGCATGATAACTACCATACCTCTCCAATTGAGGGCATTGCCATCGTCAATGATGATAAAAAGTACGTCATATCTATTGAACAAGCTGAACAATCTGAAGCCTTCAAGGAATGGGCCGAAGATATGGAAAAAGAAAAATGGGTATTTGACGCAAAACGTACTTTAGTAGCACTTATGCGCCATGGAATTGAGATGAAGGGAATCTCTTTTGATTTGTTACTCGCTTCTTACTTGATCAACCCTTCAGAGAACAACCACGATATTCCAGCAGTCGGTCACAGGAGGGGGGCTGCTGAGGTGAAGTACGATGAAGAAGTTTATGGAAAAGGCGCTAAATTGAAACGCCCGGATAACGACGAAACCTTCCACGAGCATATAAGTAGAAAAGCATCTGCTTTATACCTGATGAAAGATGATATGGAAGAAGAGTTGAAACAAAATGAACAATACGAGTTATATAAAGATTTGGAAATGCCACTTGCTGTTATTTTGGGACGCATGGAACACCGGGGTGTAAGGGTTGATGTAGAGCGTCTTCAACAAATGGGTGAAGAATTAGAAGGCCGGTTGAACAAAGTTGAAGAAGAAATTTATCAGCTGGCTGGTGAATCATTCAATTTGAATTCTCCTAAGCAGCTCGGGCCCATTCTCTTTGAAAAACTGGAGTTGCCCGTAATCAAAAAAACAAAGACAGGATATTCAACTTCTGCAGATGTGCTGGAACAGTTGGAAGGACAACATGAGATCATTCCAAAAATATTATTGAACCGTCAGCTGAGAAAATTGAAGTCCACATACATTGAAGGGCTATTAAAAGTTGTGCATGAAGATACGAACAAAATTCATACACGGTTCAATCAAGCTCTTACGCAAACGGGGCGTTTGAGCTCAACAGACCCTAACCTCCAAAACATTCCGATCCGATTGGAGGAAGGACGTAAGATAAGACAAGCGTTCATACCATCGGAAGAGGGTTGGTTGATATTTGCAAGTGACTATTCTCAAATCGAGCTTCGGGTTTTAGCTCATATCGCTCAGGACGAGAAATTGGTGCAAGCCTTCAAGGCCGGAGAGGACATCCATACCCAGACTGCGAGTGAAGTATTCGGTGTAGCAAGTGATGAAGTAACTGGAGAAATGAGAAGACAAGCAAAGGCTGTCAATTTTGGTATTGTATATGGCATAAGTGATTATGGCCTTTCTCAAAGTCTCGGTATCACCCGTAAGGAAGCCCAGGCTTTTATCGATAAATATTTCGAGAGCTATCCAGGAGTGAAAGCTTATATGGATGAAACAGTCAGAGAAGCGAAGGAAGTCGGTTATGTGACAACGTTCATGAATCGACGCCGTTATCTTCCTGATATTAAAAGTCGCAATTTCAACATGAGAAGCTTTGCTGAGCGAACAGCGATGAATACACCTATTCAGGGTAGTGCTGCCGACATTATCAAAAAAGCCATGATTGACTTGGAAGAACGCCTGCAGAAAGAAAAGCTTCAAGCAAAAGTATTGCTTCAGGTCCATGATGAGCTTATTATTGAAGCGCCGAAAGAAGAAATCCCGGAATTGGAAAAAATCGTTGCCTCTGTCATGGAGAATACGGTAGAACTTGATGTACCTCTGAAAGTGGATTCCTCCTATGGAGACACATGGTACGATGCAAAGTAA
- the mutM gene encoding DNA-formamidopyrimidine glycosylase — translation MPELPEVETVRKTLHQMILGKKIERVSVFWGNIIKRPQDPEEFEQLLISQTIEGIDRKGKFLIFQMNDVSLVSHLRMEGKFGVYDASVDKPKHTHVVFHFTDGTELRYNDVRKFGTMHAFQKGREAVNKPLLQLGPDPFEKAFTLDYFYNKLLKTSRNMKAVLLDQSIVAGLGNIYVDEALFRAGIHPERIAKTLTKSEAEQVRKASINVILEAIDQGGTTIRSYLNSQGEIGMFQQQLRVYGKQDRECFNCGTGITKLKVSGRGTHICPQCQPLHIPR, via the coding sequence ATGCCAGAACTACCTGAAGTAGAAACCGTAAGAAAGACTTTACACCAGATGATACTCGGTAAAAAAATTGAGCGGGTCTCGGTTTTTTGGGGGAATATCATCAAAAGGCCACAAGATCCAGAGGAGTTTGAACAACTGCTGATTAGTCAAACAATAGAGGGAATCGATCGTAAAGGGAAATTCTTAATCTTTCAAATGAATGATGTCTCCCTTGTTTCCCATCTCAGAATGGAAGGGAAATTTGGAGTGTACGATGCATCTGTAGATAAACCTAAGCATACCCATGTCGTCTTCCATTTTACAGATGGAACGGAATTGCGCTATAACGATGTGCGTAAATTCGGGACGATGCATGCATTTCAAAAAGGAAGAGAAGCTGTTAACAAGCCTTTGTTGCAGTTAGGACCTGACCCTTTTGAGAAAGCTTTCACTCTTGACTATTTCTACAATAAATTATTGAAAACATCACGTAATATGAAGGCTGTTTTGTTGGATCAGTCTATCGTAGCAGGCCTTGGGAATATTTATGTGGATGAAGCACTCTTCCGTGCTGGTATCCATCCTGAAAGAATAGCAAAAACTTTGACGAAATCAGAAGCTGAACAAGTGCGGAAAGCTAGTATCAACGTCATATTGGAAGCCATCGATCAGGGTGGGACCACTATTCGCTCTTACTTGAATAGTCAAGGGGAAATCGGTATGTTTCAACAGCAGCTCCGTGTCTATGGAAAGCAAGATCGAGAGTGCTTTAATTGCGGTACCGGCATTACGAAGCTTAAAGTGAGCGGGCGCGGTACACATATTTGTCCGCAATGTCAGCCATTACACATTCCCAGGTAA
- a CDS encoding manganese efflux pump — translation MGIGMFMFLFVTAVSIDSFGIGCVLGLKKVRITMKGIALIAMVSGGMFLLSSYFGHILINFVAPEDAEKIGASALIGIGIYFLWQFFKKDKTTTEEVEPWLHPTKVLNDPVAADVDRSGGIRGKEVWLLGAALSLDTIGAGVSGALIGIPTFHTALLITAATFLMLGGGMLSGTKLSDKAESLSILPGVLLIIIGLIKLS, via the coding sequence ATGGGGATTGGTATGTTCATGTTTTTGTTTGTTACAGCCGTCAGCATCGACAGTTTTGGAATCGGTTGTGTGCTGGGGTTGAAGAAAGTCCGGATTACTATGAAAGGAATTGCCCTCATAGCAATGGTTTCTGGGGGGATGTTTTTACTCTCCTCTTATTTTGGTCACATTTTAATTAATTTTGTTGCACCAGAGGATGCTGAAAAAATCGGAGCGTCAGCATTGATTGGGATCGGCATTTATTTCCTGTGGCAGTTTTTTAAAAAGGATAAGACGACAACGGAAGAAGTTGAGCCTTGGCTGCACCCGACGAAAGTATTGAACGATCCTGTTGCCGCAGATGTTGACCGATCCGGAGGGATTCGCGGTAAAGAGGTATGGCTGCTCGGTGCGGCGTTATCGCTGGACACTATAGGTGCAGGCGTTAGTGGAGCTTTAATTGGAATACCGACTTTTCACACTGCATTATTGATTACAGCAGCTACCTTTTTGATGTTAGGGGGAGGGATGCTGAGCGGAACTAAGTTAAGTGATAAAGCTGAGAGCTTATCAATTCTGCCTGGTGTCCTGCTCATTATCATCGGCTTGATCAAGCTATCGTAA
- the coaE gene encoding dephospho-CoA kinase (Dephospho-CoA kinase (CoaE) performs the final step in coenzyme A biosynthesis.), protein MTLVIGLTGSIASGKSTVSKMFSELNIPVIDADQISRDVVEPGEPAYKQIVNVFGRKVLHEDGTLNRKKLGKVIFANEDHRKQLNEIVHPEVRKEMVLQRDGYKDGAAPAVVLDIPLLFESQLMDYVERTLVVYVDEGTQLERLMERDQSERVDALERIKSQMPVSKKAELADAVIDNNGTVEESFQQLKDILHRWNIV, encoded by the coding sequence ATGACTTTAGTGATTGGATTGACTGGTAGTATTGCCAGTGGAAAAAGCACCGTTTCTAAAATGTTCTCAGAACTAAATATACCAGTAATTGATGCCGACCAAATTTCAAGGGATGTGGTGGAGCCTGGAGAGCCTGCCTACAAACAAATTGTAAATGTGTTCGGGCGAAAGGTTTTGCATGAAGATGGAACGCTTAACCGAAAAAAGCTCGGGAAGGTCATTTTCGCCAATGAAGATCATAGAAAGCAATTAAATGAAATCGTCCACCCTGAAGTAAGAAAAGAAATGGTCTTACAAAGAGATGGTTATAAAGATGGAGCTGCTCCGGCGGTGGTCTTAGATATTCCTTTATTATTCGAGAGTCAGTTAATGGATTATGTAGAACGGACACTTGTGGTTTATGTAGATGAAGGCACCCAACTGGAGAGATTAATGGAGAGGGATCAATCAGAACGCGTAGATGCCCTTGAACGAATCAAATCCCAGATGCCAGTCAGTAAAAAGGCGGAGCTGGCTGATGCAGTGATTGACAACAATGGAACGGTGGAAGAAAGTTTTCAACAATTAAAAGACATACTTCATAGGTGGAACATCGTATAA
- a CDS encoding glyceraldehyde-3-phosphate dehydrogenase: MGKTKIAINGLGRIGRMVFRKAVVDESVELVAVNASYPAETIAHMLKYDSVHGRFDGEIHVISDGLDVNGKKVKLCSTRDPLDLPWDELDIDIVIEATGKFRTKEEAALHMEAGAKKVIITAPGKEVDKTIVMGVNEESYSPGEHDVISNASCTTNCLAPVVKVLEDKFGIENGLMTTVHAFTNDQKNLDNPHKDLRRARGCTQSIIPTSTGAAKALGEVIPSLKGKLNGMALRVPTPNVSLVDLVVDLKKEVTVEEINQAFSAKASKEMKGILEYNDEPLVSIDYTTSPASAIIDGLSTQVIDDRKVKVLAWYDNEWGYSCRVVDLAKYVGNLMKHETKARVS; encoded by the coding sequence ATGGGGAAGACAAAGATCGCCATTAATGGCTTAGGAAGAATTGGTCGTATGGTTTTCAGAAAGGCAGTTGTCGATGAATCTGTAGAGTTGGTGGCGGTGAATGCCAGTTATCCAGCTGAAACAATTGCTCACATGTTGAAGTATGATAGCGTACATGGTCGTTTTGACGGCGAAATACACGTCATATCAGACGGTCTTGATGTGAATGGGAAGAAAGTTAAACTTTGTTCCACGAGGGATCCTTTAGATTTACCGTGGGATGAATTGGATATTGATATCGTCATAGAAGCAACAGGAAAGTTCAGAACAAAAGAGGAAGCGGCCTTGCATATGGAAGCAGGGGCTAAGAAAGTGATTATTACAGCTCCTGGAAAAGAAGTGGATAAAACCATCGTGATGGGGGTGAACGAAGAAAGCTATTCCCCTGGTGAACACGATGTAATATCAAATGCGTCTTGTACTACAAATTGCTTAGCTCCTGTGGTAAAGGTGCTTGAAGATAAATTCGGAATTGAAAATGGATTGATGACTACAGTTCATGCTTTCACGAACGATCAAAAGAATCTGGATAATCCTCATAAAGACTTGCGTAGAGCTCGTGGTTGCACTCAATCTATCATTCCGACCTCAACTGGGGCAGCGAAAGCTTTAGGTGAAGTGATTCCGAGTTTAAAAGGGAAATTGAATGGAATGGCTCTGAGAGTACCAACGCCGAATGTATCGTTAGTAGATTTGGTTGTAGATTTAAAGAAGGAAGTAACGGTTGAGGAAATTAATCAGGCGTTTTCAGCGAAAGCCAGTAAAGAAATGAAGGGAATCTTGGAATATAATGATGAACCTTTAGTCTCTATAGACTACACTACTTCTCCAGCGTCTGCGATTATTGATGGCTTGTCCACCCAAGTAATTGATGATCGTAAAGTGAAAGTGTTGGCTTGGTATGATAATGAGTGGGGTTATTCCTGCCGTGTTGTAGATCTTGCGAAATACGTGGGTAATCTAATGAAGCATGAAACGAAGGCGCGTGTCTCCTGA
- the speD gene encoding adenosylmethionine decarboxylase, which translates to MDTMGRHVIAELWDCNESKLNDMSYIEQVFVDAALKAGAEVREVAFHKFAPHGVSGVVIISESHLTIHSFPEHGYASIDVYTCGDRIDPNVAAQYIVDALEAGKNETVEVPRGMGPVEVQESRAL; encoded by the coding sequence ATGGATACAATGGGAAGACATGTAATTGCAGAACTTTGGGATTGTAATGAAAGTAAATTGAATGATATGTCGTATATAGAACAAGTTTTTGTTGATGCTGCACTGAAAGCAGGAGCCGAGGTAAGAGAGGTAGCTTTTCATAAATTCGCTCCTCATGGTGTTAGCGGGGTAGTCATAATATCCGAATCACATTTGACGATTCACAGTTTCCCCGAACATGGGTATGCAAGTATTGATGTGTACACTTGTGGAGACCGCATCGATCCTAATGTAGCTGCTCAATATATTGTAGATGCTTTAGAGGCAGGAAAGAATGAAACCGTTGAAGTGCCCAGAGGAATGGGGCCTGTTGAAGTGCAGGAATCCCGTGCTCTATAA
- a CDS encoding cytosolic protein has protein sequence MKAFISRYFSTHSETSEKHKDSELVTHYYKAKRDDVFQAVEELFSSPSEIVAVSKDRGEVTVKYKGKRRAFVVATIIMVRPFRTAVDFSVTTDSGGPVDFGFSRNLIVQFYKKLDSQFATVDPS, from the coding sequence GTGAAAGCATTTATTTCCAGATATTTCAGCACTCACTCTGAAACTAGTGAAAAGCATAAGGATTCTGAGCTAGTCACACATTACTATAAAGCCAAGCGTGACGATGTTTTCCAGGCGGTAGAAGAGCTTTTTTCATCACCTTCTGAAATTGTTGCTGTTTCTAAAGACCGTGGGGAAGTAACGGTCAAATATAAAGGCAAAAGGCGGGCGTTTGTAGTAGCTACTATCATTATGGTAAGACCTTTCCGTACGGCAGTCGATTTCTCTGTGACAACAGACTCAGGCGGGCCAGTGGATTTTGGGTTCAGTCGGAACTTGATCGTCCAGTTTTATAAAAAGCTGGATAGTCAATTCGCTACTGTCGATCCATCTTAG
- the nrdR gene encoding transcriptional regulator NrdR → MKCPNCHYKSTKVLDSRPIEEGQAIRRRRECEQCDFRFTTFERIEEVPLIVVKKEGTREEFSREKLMRGLIRACEKRPVAVEELDNVTMDIEKELRNRGVSEVLSKDIGEMVMERLSQIDEVAYVRFASVYRQFKDINVFIDELKDLIKHEDKE, encoded by the coding sequence TTGAAATGTCCTAATTGCCACTACAAAAGTACGAAAGTCCTTGATTCGAGACCGATTGAAGAAGGTCAAGCCATTAGAAGAAGAAGAGAGTGTGAACAGTGCGATTTCAGATTTACGACCTTTGAACGGATTGAAGAGGTTCCTTTGATTGTTGTGAAAAAAGAAGGTACAAGGGAAGAATTCAGTCGTGAAAAGTTGATGCGAGGATTAATTCGTGCTTGTGAAAAACGCCCTGTTGCGGTAGAAGAACTAGATAATGTAACGATGGATATTGAAAAAGAACTGAGAAATCGCGGGGTTTCTGAAGTTTTGAGTAAAGATATCGGTGAAATGGTGATGGAACGTTTATCACAGATCGATGAAGTCGCCTATGTAAGGTTCGCTTCTGTTTATCGTCAATTTAAAGATATTAATGTCTTTATTGACGAGTTGAAAGACCTAATTAAACACGAGGATAAGGAATGA
- a CDS encoding replication initiation and membrane attachment family protein yields the protein MKYSIGKLLPVDGFRILRQGELPRSFHRSLSHLYQPIVGRLAISLYHLLISESDITDESQVQSHHTLMAYLSAPLDKIYEARGKLEAIGLLRTFRSTDENQQAEYVYSVYPPFSPDEFFQDDMLSLLLYHELGSSKYELLKERFVPTVKALEGFTEVTATFDEVFHSKMIESVRAETDQLSTQNVQKEHRGPTTSSSRVDFEWLHHALKKRMYPTERILTGRNKKLIIQLATLYDLSNVELEKAVTWAIDENHYLIEEELKSACHDFMKEVNNERAPGGNIDGRDKMKDDSTSDQGSKEDQFIEMLESISPRELLEDVSQGNRASEQDLKLIRDVMTEQGIAPGVMNVLVHYVLLKTDMKLSKPYLEKIASHWARKNVTTVRQAMNLAKAEHQKYQQWGKQKSQKRKNSKEEVIPAWFNQESSTTKEETGSTNVNTDNIAERIKKLTKKGN from the coding sequence ATGAAGTATTCTATAGGTAAGCTCTTACCCGTTGATGGTTTTCGGATTTTGCGTCAGGGAGAGTTGCCAAGAAGTTTTCATCGTTCATTATCTCACCTTTACCAGCCAATAGTCGGACGACTAGCTATATCCTTATATCATCTCCTCATTTCTGAATCTGACATAACTGATGAAAGCCAAGTCCAGTCTCATCATACTTTGATGGCTTATTTATCAGCACCATTGGATAAAATATATGAAGCTAGAGGCAAGTTGGAAGCCATCGGACTTCTAAGAACGTTTCGTTCTACCGATGAAAATCAGCAGGCTGAATATGTTTATTCGGTCTATCCACCTTTTTCACCGGACGAATTCTTCCAGGATGATATGCTATCATTACTTTTATATCATGAACTCGGTTCTTCGAAATATGAACTATTAAAGGAACGTTTTGTGCCAACCGTCAAGGCTTTAGAAGGGTTTACTGAAGTTACCGCTACATTTGATGAAGTGTTTCACAGTAAGATGATTGAATCTGTCCGAGCCGAAACAGACCAATTATCAACTCAGAATGTCCAAAAAGAACATCGGGGGCCGACTACCTCCTCCAGCCGCGTTGATTTTGAGTGGTTGCATCATGCCTTGAAAAAACGTATGTATCCTACTGAGCGGATCCTGACAGGTCGAAACAAGAAATTGATCATTCAACTGGCCACTCTTTATGATTTATCTAATGTCGAGTTAGAAAAAGCGGTGACCTGGGCGATTGATGAGAACCACTACTTGATTGAAGAGGAGCTTAAATCTGCTTGCCATGATTTCATGAAAGAAGTAAATAATGAACGTGCTCCAGGCGGCAATATTGATGGCCGTGATAAAATGAAAGATGATTCAACTTCTGATCAGGGTAGTAAAGAGGACCAATTCATTGAGATGCTGGAGAGTATTTCTCCTAGGGAACTTTTAGAAGATGTGTCACAGGGGAATCGAGCTTCTGAGCAAGACCTGAAACTTATCCGGGATGTTATGACTGAACAAGGGATAGCCCCAGGTGTAATGAACGTTCTCGTACATTATGTTTTGTTGAAGACGGATATGAAGTTATCAAAGCCTTATTTAGAAAAAATCGCAAGTCACTGGGCGAGAAAGAATGTAACCACCGTCCGTCAAGCGATGAATTTAGCAAAAGCCGAACACCAAAAGTACCAGCAATGGGGGAAGCAGAAGTCCCAGAAACGCAAAAACAGCAAAGAGGAAGTTATCCCCGCGTGGTTTAATCAGGAATCCTCAACAACTAAAGAAGAAACAGGTTCTACAAATGTGAACACAGATAATATTGCAGAAAGAATCAAAAAGCTAACGAAAAAAGGAAATTGA
- the dnaI gene encoding primosomal protein DnaI produces MEPIQKSLKKWMRENKQFQQRMNQMKEEVMQSSDVKKLMEEHPEIDNEAFEKQLIKLYEYRTQSKNCEKCPSREECINILPGYVPRLEVEGSDVKLAYDKCRRQRQHEQQEQQKSLVKSLHMPREILEASLERLDLKDPDRGRAVEKTVHYIENLNDELPNKGLYFHGPFGVGKTYFLGAIANELSAKNIPSMVIYMPELVREIKASIKDDSMNEKIEAFKEVPVLMLDDIGAESQSAWFRDEVLGSILHYRMMERLPVFFTSNYNLEELEKVLMTSNRGDVEQVKAKRITERIRQLSDGVLVHGKNRRG; encoded by the coding sequence ATGGAACCCATTCAAAAGTCTTTGAAGAAATGGATGAGGGAGAATAAGCAGTTTCAGCAGCGCATGAATCAAATGAAAGAGGAAGTAATGCAGTCTTCTGATGTTAAAAAGCTCATGGAGGAGCATCCGGAAATAGATAATGAAGCTTTTGAGAAACAATTAATCAAACTATATGAATACCGGACACAGTCCAAAAATTGTGAGAAGTGCCCTTCCAGAGAAGAATGTATAAACATACTGCCTGGTTATGTCCCTCGCCTTGAAGTGGAAGGTTCAGATGTGAAACTGGCTTATGATAAATGCAGACGTCAACGACAGCATGAACAACAAGAACAACAGAAGTCGCTGGTTAAGAGTTTACACATGCCGCGGGAAATCTTAGAAGCTTCGCTTGAAAGATTGGACCTCAAGGATCCGGACCGTGGACGTGCTGTAGAGAAAACTGTGCATTATATTGAAAATCTTAATGATGAATTACCGAACAAAGGGCTTTATTTTCATGGCCCCTTCGGTGTAGGGAAGACTTATTTCCTGGGTGCGATTGCTAATGAGCTGAGTGCGAAAAATATCCCATCCATGGTTATTTATATGCCCGAGCTCGTTCGTGAAATTAAAGCGTCAATCAAAGATGATTCAATGAACGAAAAGATAGAAGCGTTCAAAGAGGTGCCAGTATTAATGTTGGATGATATAGGTGCTGAATCTCAATCTGCGTGGTTCAGAGATGAAGTTCTAGGTAGCATTCTGCATTATCGGATGATGGAACGTCTGCCTGTGTTTTTCACTTCCAATTATAATTTGGAGGAATTGGAAAAGGTTCTGATGACTAGTAACCGGGGTGATGTCGAGCAAGTGAAGGCCAAAAGGATTACCGAACGGATTAGACAGCTGAGCGATGGTGTTCTTGTGCACGGGAAAAATAGACGAGGTTGA